From the Accumulibacter sp. genome, one window contains:
- the hfq gene encoding RNA chaperone Hfq codes for MTNKGQLLQDPFLNTLRRERVPVSIYLVNGIKLQGQIDSFDQYVVLLKNSVTQMVYKHAISTVVPSRPITLQHETDEG; via the coding sequence ATGACAAACAAAGGGCAACTCCTACAAGACCCGTTTCTCAACACGCTGCGGCGCGAGCGCGTACCGGTTTCGATTTACCTCGTAAACGGCATCAAATTGCAGGGACAGATCGATTCCTTCGATCAGTATGTCGTCCTGCTCAAGAACTCGGTCACCCAGATGGTGTACAAGCACGCCATCTCGACGGTCGTGCCGTCGCGGCCGATCACCCTGCAGCACGAGACCGACGAGGGGTGA
- the hflX gene encoding GTPase HflX encodes MAGAERRSGVERAIIVQLDFGGDDLAEQIEEVCLLARSAGAEVCAVVQGRRHAPDAATYAGKGKVEAIAAELAAHAAELVIFNHELSAAQERNLERALQCRVIDRTSLILDIFAQRAKSSEGKLQVELAQLEHLATRLVRGWTHLERQTGGIGLRGPGETQLETDRRLLGIRVRTLKGRLARLERQRGVQRKARARGELLNVSLVGYTNAGKSTLFNALTHAGVYAADQLFATLDTTTRKLWLPEAGHIVLSDTVGFIRKLPHSLVAAFHATLEATAEADLLLHVVDSASPARDDQVADVNQVLVEIGAAGVPQLMVLNKLDLTGLPPSVERDEYGRIRRVRVSAIGGQGLPLLRAALAEIALLKTGGTSRGASGAAVLQAVDKHLDSDGSP; translated from the coding sequence ATGGCGGGAGCTGAACGCCGGTCCGGCGTCGAGCGCGCGATCATCGTTCAGCTCGACTTCGGCGGCGATGATCTCGCCGAGCAGATCGAAGAAGTCTGTCTGCTGGCGAGGTCGGCAGGTGCCGAAGTGTGCGCGGTCGTGCAGGGTCGCCGACATGCTCCCGATGCGGCGACCTATGCCGGCAAGGGCAAGGTCGAGGCGATCGCAGCCGAGCTGGCGGCGCATGCGGCCGAACTGGTGATCTTCAACCATGAACTGAGTGCTGCCCAGGAGCGCAACCTGGAGCGGGCGTTGCAGTGCCGCGTCATCGACCGGACCAGCCTCATTCTCGACATCTTCGCGCAGCGGGCGAAGAGTTCCGAGGGCAAGCTGCAAGTCGAACTGGCGCAGCTCGAGCATCTGGCAACCCGTCTGGTGCGTGGCTGGACCCACCTCGAGCGGCAGACGGGCGGCATCGGCCTGCGCGGCCCGGGTGAGACGCAGCTCGAGACCGACCGCCGCCTGCTCGGCATCCGCGTGCGCACGCTCAAGGGACGCCTGGCCCGCCTCGAGCGCCAACGCGGGGTGCAGCGCAAGGCGCGGGCACGCGGCGAACTGCTGAATGTCTCGCTCGTCGGCTATACCAACGCCGGCAAGTCGACCCTGTTCAATGCGTTGACGCATGCCGGCGTCTATGCCGCAGACCAGTTGTTCGCCACGCTCGACACGACGACACGCAAGCTCTGGTTGCCTGAGGCAGGGCACATCGTTCTTTCGGATACCGTCGGTTTCATCCGCAAGCTGCCGCATTCGCTGGTTGCGGCCTTCCATGCGACACTCGAGGCAACGGCGGAGGCGGACCTGTTGTTGCACGTCGTCGACTCGGCGAGTCCGGCGCGCGACGACCAGGTGGCGGACGTCAACCAGGTGCTGGTCGAGATCGGGGCGGCTGGCGTGCCGCAACTGATGGTGCTCAACAAGCTTGATCTCACCGGCCTGCCGCCTTCGGTCGAGCGGGACGAGTATGGTAGAATCCGGCGCGTTCGCGTCAGCGCCATCGGCGGTCAGGGGCTGCCCCTGCTGCGCGCAGCGCTGGCCGAGATCGCTCTGTTGAAGACGGGCGGGACCAGCCGGGGCGCTTCTGGTGCGGCGGTCCTGCAGGCTGTGGATAAGCATCTTGATTCGGATGGTTCCCCATGA